GTGGATGACCTAAAAAATAAAAAACGCACCCGTTCGGTTGCCTTTCCCAGACAAGTAGCCATGTACTTATCCCGGGAATTAACTGACTTATCTCTACCTAAAATTGGGGATGCCTTTGGTGGTCGGGATCACACCACTGTTTTGCATGCCTGCGACAAAATTGTATCCGATTTACCCATGGATCCAGTGCTGCAGGAAACCATTAAAGAACTGAAAAAACGCATCTGTGAATAATGTGATTAATCCAGGGATATTTTTGTTAACAATGTGGATTATTTAAAATAAGGTTTTTCATGATTTTGGGTTGTGTACAAGCTATTTAACTCTTGTCCACAGGTGGCAATGGTCATTTTTTGAGAAGAAATCTGGTCTCCCGATGTTTTAAACAAATTAACAGGCCTTATTATTACTACTAACTTAAAAATATATTAAATAAAAATAAAAATATAACGGGGGAAGGCTATGAAAATAATCTGTACCCGTCAAAACTTAATCCAGGGGGTAACCACTGCCCAACGGGCTGTTTCGACGAAAAATCCCTTACCCGTACTTTCCGGTATTTTGTTAACTGCTGCTAACAATAAACTGGAATTAAAGGGTACTGACTTGGAGATGGGTATCCAATGTATTATTCCTTGCACAGTGCAGGAAGAAGGATCAATAGTTTTACCAGCTAAATACTTAGGGGAGATCGTCAGACGTTTACCGGACACTCCCATCCAAATTGAAACCCAAGAAGGTATTAACGCCATTATTCGTTATGGTCAATCGGAGATTACCATTAACGGCTTTCATGCCGAGGAGTTTCCCAGTTTTCCCAATCCCCAAGGTAGAAATACCCTAGTAATACCAGAAGAAGAATTAAAAGAATACTTGCGTCAAATTCTTTTTGCCACATCGCCAGATGAAAACCGTCCTATTTTTACAGGGGTTTTACTGGAAGTCAGCGACAACAAAATTAAGTTGGTAGCTACCGATACCCATAGGTTAGCCTTAAAGGAAATTAACGTATCCTCTGATTTACAAGATATAAATGTAATCGTCCCTGGTAAAACTCT
This region of Desulforamulus ferrireducens genomic DNA includes:
- the dnaN gene encoding DNA polymerase III subunit beta; its protein translation is MKIICTRQNLIQGVTTAQRAVSTKNPLPVLSGILLTAANNKLELKGTDLEMGIQCIIPCTVQEEGSIVLPAKYLGEIVRRLPDTPIQIETQEGINAIIRYGQSEITINGFHAEEFPSFPNPQGRNTLVIPEEELKEYLRQILFATSPDENRPIFTGVLLEVSDNKIKLVATDTHRLALKEINVSSDLQDINVIVPGKTLNELARVIGVADKEVTISMGDNQVIFGMEDTLFISRLIDGQFPNYRQVIPQGYKTRIRVKTKELLEAVERASLLARVGTQIIRLSIEEDKVIITANTEVGRIHEEVQVYLQGDAMQIAFNAVYLIDALRAIGSDDIYLDLSGPLSPGILRPVEGDDYLSLVLPVRTI